In Haloarchaeobius salinus, the sequence ATCTGGCTACCCTTCAGGAAATCGGGGAAGAACTCCTCGAAGAATGGAGAACAGATCACCAACAATCACCACGGGATTACCCGGCAGTGCGATGGCTGACCGATAACGGCTACTCGCACCTCCGGTGGGTACTCCGTGAGAAACACGATATGGGAACGCCCGAATTCTTCATTCTACTCACCTCAGCAGGCGGATCGGAAGAGTACGAATGGAGCATCGACGACGTCGCTACCATCGAACGGGCTAACGCATACCTCGATGATCGCATCGAGTGTCGCGGTTGGAGACCCTCCACGACGCGGACACAGCGTGCGCGGATCAACGAGGTTCTCCGTCGGTTCGCAAACGAATACGACGATGACAGAATCCTCGCCATAGCAAACGACCCCGGACGTAAGACCGATGTCTACGAATCCTTCAAGGAGGTCGTCAAGAGCCTCCGAGAGGAGCTGACCTCGGACGATTCGACCCACCATCACGTGCGCGCTGCACATCGATTCTTCGAGTGGCTCGACCGATCCGACCGCATTGCCTACGATCCGATGGAGAACATTGAAGATGAGTTCCGGTGGGACTGGCAGTCTGACTCGACGCCTCTGACGCCTGACCAGATTCGGAGACTGTGGGTCGTCGCCGAGACGGACGAAGAGCGAATGCTGATAATTGGGTACTGCGTCTGGGGTGTTCGCACGAAGGAACTCCCCGCCGTCCATGTGGACCAGATCACGCTCGACGTACACGATTCATACATCGAATTCGAGGAACCTGACCGAAAGAACGGACAGGGTCAAGTTTCCCTCATGTTCGGCCTCGATGCACTCGCTAACTTGCTCGACGAACGGGCACAGCGACCAAACTGGAATGGGTACCTCTTCCCGAGTGACGCACCGAACCGGTCGTTCTTGAGCCCTAAACAGATGCGTCGGCGGTTCAAAGACTTGTGCCGGAAAGCTGGCGTGAAAGTTGACGGTAAAGCGGGTACTCCGAAGCACGGCCGAGCCTTCTACTACAACATCTTGGCGGATGCAGAGTCAGACTTGTTGGAAACCGCGGGTGAAATCGCCGAGGAGCAGGGCGCAACCGATGCCAAAGCCGTCCGGGATTTCTACCTCACTCCTGAGAAACGGAGACGGTACAGACGCATCCTATTCAGGCAACACATCCGTCGAATCCTACCGGACGACGCCCACACACAGTACAGCACGCGCACCGACTTCGACAGCTCACTTGACGATTTCAAGTGAGACGCGCCCACCACGAAACTCCAAACTAACAATCCCAACCAATGCCCGACCATCTCGACGACGTAGAGTTCCTCAAACAACACCTCTCGGGTGATCCTCCAGAGGAATTACTCGAACAAATTGCGTCCACAGTCGTGGACCACATGGCGGACTCATTTCCCGAGTTATCACTGAAGTCCCGCCCCATGGAGGCGGTCTTGGATGAGTTCCGTGAAAAGAAATTGGAAGAAGTCGAATCAACAGGACAGTACAGGCGGAAACTAGACTACCTCCAGACGTACCTCAAAGACGAGGCGCTCATCGAATCGACCGAGGACCTCACGAGTGAGGACGTTGAGCAATACGATAAATGGCGGAAGTACGAGTCCTTGCCGCGGGACGAACCATTAGCGGACACGACGCTTAGCGACGATATGTACCTCTTCCGCGAGTTCATTCAGTATCTGATCGAACATCGGATGGCTCCGGTTCGCTTCGAGAAGTCCGTCAAAATCCCGGAAATAGACTATGCTGGGGGAGAAGGTGTCGACGAGAAGAAGCTTGACCCGGAGATAGCGAAAGCATCGCTGGACTACCTTCGGAAATACGAGTACGCCGATGTAGAGCATGTCTCGATGGAGTTACTGTGTCAGTCAGGTCCTCGGAAAGGTGGATTGATCGGCCGTGATGTGCCTGACTTCGCCTACGAGGAGCGGATTCTCCAGTACGAAACCGACGAAACAACACCGCTCAAGAATGACGAGAGTAGCGAACGGGAGATAACCCTCTACGGTGATGTTCCAGAGATCATTCAGGATTATCTCAATGATCAGAGACCGCCCGCGACTGACGAGGAGGGGAGAGAACCATTGCTCACCAAAGGTGACGGGAGAATGAGTCCGTCGACGCTACAGAAGATCGCCTACAAGTGGACTCGACCGTGCGCGGTAGGTTTAGACTGTCCACACGACCGCGATCCCGAGGACTGCGAAGCAGCGCAGAAGAACAACTCCGCCTTCAAGTGTCCCAGTAGTCGAGCCCCGCACCACATCCGGAGCGGGTATATCACCGATCAGAAGAATAGGGGCGTCTCAGCGGAGGGTATTGAGCAGCGGTGCGATGTCTCACCGCGGGTTCAGAAGCTCCATTACGACCTCCCGGACGACACTGAAGAACGCGAACGTTTCGAGGACGAGTTCCGGAACGCCGACGATGATCCCAACTCGGGTTTCAATCACGACTAATCGCTAGTTCTGCTGAGGAGATCACGCGGATCAGGGTCTATACTGTTGACGGATCTCATCAGGCGTGGGCTCCCGATATCGGCATGTAGAACACCAGCGAAGCGGTAACTTACCGAATTCACCGGCGGGTACTTTGGGAGGTGTCTCACCCGCTGGATTGAATTGCGTGTTCTCAAGCTGTTCTAAGTGGGTACAGTCGATGTGAGTGTGCACAACAGGTGCGTTATCCAATCTTGGTGACCCTATGGGTGCGTGGACACCTGGTACAGAGGTCGGACCACGCTCTCGGTCGTGGTCGTCCTTCTCTTCGTTCCGGATGTTTTCGAGAAGACTGTTTGGCCAATAGTCAGCGACCTGTTCTCCATTATCGGCGTCTACGACCTCGACCCACAGATCGTTGGCTGGCCATATCCTGATTCGATAGGTCTTGTCCTTTGACCACTGGTCGTCCCGATAGTCTCGATCATCGGTCAACGTCGGGATCGTCTCCCCTGTCTCCACGAAGAGATCTGCCCCACGCCCGTGGAATGTCTTGACGCTCTCCTTGAGATTTACAATCCGATACTCCTCTTCATCAAAATGTTCTTCCAGAACTTCGAATACTGCATCCGAATCGATAGCCTCGAATTTTGTTTCGAGCAATTCACGGAACCGTTCCTCCCGTCCATACGTTCGGAGAAACGCCGCATCCCCCATCCCCGTTTTCGATGCCAAACTGAGTTGATACCCGTTCTTGCCCGGTCGAACCTGGATCAGGTACTCACCATCGTAGATATTCACTTTGAATCCAGAGTCGCTATCTTCTGAGACCTCGACTTCGGGAGTTCGTGGCTGTTCCGAGGGCATGAATGACCGCAAGTGGTTCGAGAAACAGCAAAACGGTTTGGCCTCGCGGTGGGGGTAGGTAGATGGCGAAATCAGGTAGATTTGAATAACTGGACTTGACGTTGTTCCCATATCCCGCATTTAGGTGAGAATGAGGTCACCATGGCCTATTTGACATCCCCACACCTCCGCAAATATATTATAATGGCGTCGGCTTTTGATGGGGGTTGGCTACAGAGTGTTCGAACTCTGTGTCACACCCTTCACATTGGGTAGTTACCTTTCGGCCCCATTCATTGATGATCTCGCCATTTTCTAGAGTTAATTGAAATTCGTTTATAACATCCTCTCCGCAACAGGCACACTCAAAGCGAGCATATGCGTTAATATCCACTTCCTCCTCTTCTCGGACCGAGTGGTCAGCATGAGTGTATAGATAGACGGAATAATTTTCTCGTGGCCCATCTCCAGGCCACCAAGGATCTGGGAGGCCCCCTGTTTCAATTCCTATTGATTCCTTGAGGGCAGTTCGGACCCTGTCATCACTATTCACCGTCTTCATCAGCGTCATACCTAGTCTGCTCAAGCGGAGTAGATCGGCATTTTTGTCGTCGTTATTGATTACGTCGGTTCTGCCACTGGCGTCCGTTACTGGCTTTCGACAAAGATTCTGGAATCCATCTTTGACAACGGAAATGCCTGGATCGTCTAAATCTTCTGACTTCGCATATGAACGCACGCTCCCCTTCTCACTGTGAAAGTTCGATGTTTTTCCAATCCCCACATCAGACTCTTCGGCTAGATATAGAATCCAGAGGGCCCCTCCATACCCCACTGTATCGGCAGCCTGTAGAACCGATTCCTCATCCCACGTCACACCTCAGTCGTATGGTTACTGCTTATTTAAAGCACGTGTTCCCATGTATTTGGAGTTCTGAGATGATGGACAAGATTTATGACCTGCGCTCCCCTCTCATTGTAATGAGAATGAGTCGGACAAACCCCTCCGAAGCACTAGAACGTCTGGCCTGGACATTGAATTACCCCCGGAGGGACCCCATCTCTATCAACGAGCTCGCGGAAAAAACCGACCTTTCGTGGGCCACTACCCAGAAATACGTCCAATTGCTGGAAACCCTCGGGCGGATTGGTCCCAAAATCACAATTGACGAGGACGGGGTAGTCCCACAGCAGCTAGGGGAAAACTTGCATGACATCCGTGACCAGAAAGACATGCAACTCATCATCTACCTCTATACCCATGCAAATATCCAGGGGAGCCCCACAGAACCCTTGGACGTAGAGAAGCATTCAGAGGTCCTCGAACACTACGATGAGGTCATCGACGAATTGGCGGAGTTTGGATGGATCGAGCTCACCGAGGAGACGATCCAGTTAACGCCAGAGGGCGTGTCGATTGCGGCCCCCGCCCAATCACGAATACGAGACAATGACTTAGATGTCACATCCTCCAAAGGGACGACACAGGCAACCCCAGCATCTGGTGCAGCCAGCAAAGCCGACATCCTCGTCGCAGATGCCTGGGTAGATGTCAGTAGCTCTGGCTCGTTCGAGAGTGAACAATCGGAGGACAGCTGGGACAAAGACAACGACTGGAATCGACAAGACACGACGAGTCTGGCCTACTAAGTGACTATGTCAGAAGAGAACCATAGCGGAACGGACATTCACGTTGCGGATGAGGATTCACCAGTTCTAACATCCTATGAGCCAAATTTCCAACGTGTATTTGCACGTGGGACGCTCCTTCGAATGGACGATGATGATCAAAACATCGTTCAGATGGCTTTTTGGAGTTCAAAAGATACTGACATCGAGATAGAAGACGAGGGAATGGCAAACGCTGTTGGCTATCGGTTGGAGTCGGAGATCATGATGGATTGGGAGAGCATTGTGAACCTGCGGAATTTACTCGATAATTATATCGAGGATCATGCTCCCGAAGAACACGTCGCCAATATAGAGTAAAATAGGTCAGCATCACTATCAAGGTGTGACTTGTACCTAGAATACCGTGGATTCCACTATGCCAAGAACTAGTGTATTTTCACCCATGTCCGTTCTATCGTAGAGACTGTGTTCCGCGTTAAACGGTTACGGCATATCGTATACCAGGAAATAGGAGTGATTCTTCCGAGCGTGGACTTGCTTGTTCATCCCAACGACAGTTGGTTTCTCTTTCCGAATCTGAACGAATAGGTCACGAGTGTAGAAATCCAATTCTCTTTCGTAGTAGTTTGTTACTTGAATGTGCGCAAGTTCCTGCTTATTCGACGAGACCTCGTCCATTATTTTGATAATCAGCGTTCCATCCGGTTTCAGCACCCGCTTTGCTTCATGCCCCCCCTCAAAGTAGGTTTGAAGAACTGCTTGGTGGTATTTCCCACTGCCGTCATACGCTCGACCTCCCGAATATGTGTCGCGGAACGACTTGTGAGACCCATTCCCAGCCATGTGTTCCCGGTTCCTTCGATAGTACCCTTCAGCGTATGGTGGGTCAAGGATCATACAATCGAGACTATTGTCTTGAATGGGGAGTGCGCAGCAATCGCCAATCATGGAAAGGTCGTCCGTCTTCGGTGTGATATCGGACGTGACCAGCTCCATACCACGGCTTTCGAGGTCAATGTCTTGCCAGAAGACACCTGTGCCGTGTGTAACATCCGCGATGCGCGCGCCGTCCTCAATATGTAGATCGAGAATACGGGGGAAGAGTTCGCTACTATCGGCTCTGTAAGCAGAGAGGATTAGATCATCGTTCTCTTCGCTATCCGTCATCTGTTGCTAAATTAGCTACCGTGTATATATTTAAACTTGCGTCACTTGACCGCTCAGGCACTTCGCCAATCATCTCGCTTACCGTCCCTGACCACGGTTCTTTGTTCGCTTCCTCAGTGATGATTTCGTACATCCGCTTCCACTTCCGCGCGCTCTTGTACTGTTCTTTATCTGAGGGAATGACATTAATCAGACTACGAGGGACAACCAGTACGAGCTTCTTTTTCATCCGACTCATCGCCACATTCAGGCGTTCAGGACTCAAAATGAACTCTGCTTCACGCCTGATATAGTCCGGATCAGAAACGGTTGCTGACACGATGATGAGATCACGCTCCCCACCTTGGAACCGCTCCACCGTGTCTACCGAGTCATCATCGACACGCCCTCGGAGTTTGGTTCGGAGACGGCCGCGCTGTGC encodes:
- a CDS encoding DNA methyltransferase — translated: MTDSEENDDLILSAYRADSSELFPRILDLHIEDGARIADVTHGTGVFWQDIDLESRGMELVTSDITPKTDDLSMIGDCCALPIQDNSLDCMILDPPYAEGYYRRNREHMAGNGSHKSFRDTYSGGRAYDGSGKYHQAVLQTYFEGGHEAKRVLKPDGTLIIKIMDEVSSNKQELAHIQVTNYYERELDFYTRDLFVQIRKEKPTVVGMNKQVHARKNHSYFLVYDMP
- a CDS encoding winged helix-turn-helix domain-containing protein, with the translated sequence MMDKIYDLRSPLIVMRMSRTNPSEALERLAWTLNYPRRDPISINELAEKTDLSWATTQKYVQLLETLGRIGPKITIDEDGVVPQQLGENLHDIRDQKDMQLIIYLYTHANIQGSPTEPLDVEKHSEVLEHYDEVIDELAEFGWIELTEETIQLTPEGVSIAAPAQSRIRDNDLDVTSSKGTTQATPASGAASKADILVADAWVDVSSSGSFESEQSEDSWDKDNDWNRQDTTSLAY